The Pseudomonas multiresinivorans DNA window ACACGGTGCGCGCGGCGCCGGTGATATCCACCAGGGTGACGATGGACGCCAGGCTGGTGGTCTGCAGCATCATGATCACTTCGTTGCTGTACTGCGGCAGCGCGCGGCGCAGAGCCGAGGGCAGCAGGATGCGGCGGTACATCTTCAGGCGCGACATGCCCATGGCCTTGGCCGCTTCGATCTCGCCATGGGGCGTGGCGCGGATGCTGCCAGCGAGGATCTCGGCGGTGTAGGCGCTGGTGTTGATGGCGAACGCGGCGCAGGCGCAGAAGGTGGCGTTGGACAGCCACGGCCAGAGGAAGCTTTCGCGCACCACGGCGAACTGCGCCAAGCCGTAGTAGATGAGGAACAGCTGCACCAGCATCGGAGTGCCGCGGATCACGTAGGTGTAGAGCCAGGCGGGCAGGTTCACCGCCGGGTTCTTCGAACAGCGCATCAGCGCCAGCGGCACCGCCGCGAGCAGGCCGAAGAACAGGGAGATGGCCAGCAGCTTGAGGGTCACCAGCAGGCCGCTGAAGTAGAGCGGCAGGCTGTCCCAGATGACGGAAAAGTCGAAGATCATATGCAGGCTCCCTGACTCAAAGCTCGGCGACTTTCACGCCGACCGAATAGCGGCGTTCGAGCATGCGCAGCAGCACCAGGGAAACGCTGGTGACCACCAGGTACAGCGCTGCCACGGCAAGGAAATAGGTGAAGGGTTCGCGGGTGGCGTCCGAGGCCTGCTTGGCCTTGAACATCATGTCCTGCAGGCCGACCACGGAGATCAGCGCGGTGGCCTTGACCAGCACCAGCCAGTTGTTGGTGAAGCCCGGAATGGCCAGGCGGATCATCTGCGGCACCTGGATGCGGAAGAACACCTGCAGCGGGCTCATGCCATAGGCGAAGCCGGCCTCGCCCTGCCCTTTCGGGATGGCCATGAAGGCGCCACGGAAGGTTTCGGACAGGTAGGCACCGAAGATGAAGCCCAGGGTGCCGACGCCCGAGGCGAACGGGTTGAGATCGATGTAGTCGTCATATCCGACCATCGGCGCGACCCAGTTCACCGCCGCCTGGCCGCCGTAGAAGATCAGCAGGATCAGCACCAGGTCCGGCACGCCGCGGATCACGGTGGAATAGAGGTCGCCGCACCAGGCCAGCCACTTCACCGGCGACAGGCGGATGGCCGCGCCGAGCAGGCCCAACGCGATTGCCAGGGCCATCGACAGCAGGGACAGCTGAAGCGTCAGCCA harbors:
- a CDS encoding ABC transporter permease produces the protein MIFDFSVIWDSLPLYFSGLLVTLKLLAISLFFGLLAAVPLALMRCSKNPAVNLPAWLYTYVIRGTPMLVQLFLIYYGLAQFAVVRESFLWPWLSNATFCACAAFAINTSAYTAEILAGSIRATPHGEIEAAKAMGMSRLKMYRRILLPSALRRALPQYSNEVIMMLQTTSLASIVTLVDITGAARTVYSQYYLPFEAFITAGIFYLIMTFILVRLFKLAERRWLAYLAPRKH
- a CDS encoding ABC transporter permease: MFNGYGATIVDGAWLTLQLSLLSMALAIALGLLGAAIRLSPVKWLAWCGDLYSTVIRGVPDLVLILLIFYGGQAAVNWVAPMVGYDDYIDLNPFASGVGTLGFIFGAYLSETFRGAFMAIPKGQGEAGFAYGMSPLQVFFRIQVPQMIRLAIPGFTNNWLVLVKATALISVVGLQDMMFKAKQASDATREPFTYFLAVAALYLVVTSVSLVLLRMLERRYSVGVKVAEL